GGCATGGATCGCCCGCGCCGCCTCCTTCATCCCCGGGAGGTCCCGGATCTTCTCCCCAGCCAGGATGGCGGCCTCGTCGAGGTTGGGGGTCACCACCAGGGCCAGGGGGAGGAGGACCTGCTTCACCGCCTCCTCGGCACCGGGATCCAGGAGGGGATCCCCGCTGGCTGCCACCATGACGGGGTCCACGACGAGCGCCCTGAGCTCGAAGGCGCGCAGCTCCCGGGCCACCGCTTCCACGATGTCGGCCGTGGCCAGCATCCCGGTCTTTGCGGCGTCCGCCCCGATATCCCCCAGGACCGATCGGATCTGCGCGACCACGAACTCCGGGGGCAGGACGTGGACCCCCTGGACCCCCAGGGTGTTCTGGGCGGTGATGGCGGTGAGCGCTGACATCCCGTAGACCCGGAACGCCGTGAAGGTCTTGAGGTCGGCCTGGATGCCGGCACCTCCCCCCGAGTCCGACCCCGCGATCGTCAACGCTTTGCGCATCGAGATGCCTCCGGGAAGGAGAGGCGCGCCCCGCGACTGCATTATACGGCAGGGGGCTCAGCGAGCGCCACGCCGTTCTCCGGGCGCGTGCACGAGGGGTTCCCGGGCCGGGCCCCCTCCGGGTGGCAGCGGGCGATCGCCGCCCGTCAGTCCTGGGGAGTGCGGCCGGGTTCCGCCGCCGGGGGCTCGGGCGGTGCCGCAGGCGCCTGAGCGTACAGCGCCTGGTACCGGTGGTAGCTGGCCAGGACCCGTTTCACGTATTCCCTGGTCTCGGCGTAGGGGATGGCCTCGATGAAGCGGTCCGGGTCGGCGGCCGGGATCTCCTGGAGCCAACGCCGGACCGCCTGCGGGCCGGCGTTGTAGGCGGCCAGCGCGAGCGGCAGGTTCCCCCCGAAGTCCTCGAGGACCTGCGCCAGGTAGGCGGTGCCCAGCGTGAGGTTCACCGTCGGCGCGTGCAGTCCCTCGGGGTGGGGATCCGGCAGGGCGAGGGCGCGGGCGACGCGCCGGGCGGTGGCCGGCATCAGTTGCATCAGGCCTCGGGCCCCGGCTCGGGAGACGGCTGCGGAGCCGAAGGCGCTCTCCTCTCGCATCACGGCGGCAACCAGGTGGGGATCCACGCCGCGGGCCGCGGAGAGCTCCTGGACCGCGTCCCAGTAGGCGAGGGGGTAGAGCAACTCCCAGAACGCGGGGAGCGGGAGGGCCAGCGGATTCTGGCGGTAGGCGGTCAGCAGGATCCGCCGGGCGATCCAGAGGACCCGGTCGAACCGGCGAGCCCGCAGGAATGCCTCGACGGCCTCCTGCTGCAACCCCCGGTCCCCGGGGTGGGTGCGGACGAGGAGCCAGTACTCCTCCGTCGCCTCATCCCAGAGGCGCAGGGCGCTCAGTTCGCGGGCGGTGGCGAGGCGAGGGTGGTCCCCGGGGGGATCCACGGGGGCCGCGGCCGGCCGGGGCGGGTCGGGCGAGGCCGGGCTGCCGTGGGACGCGAGGAGCTCCCGCGCCCGCGCCGCATAGTAGTCCCCCCCTGCCCCCTCTGCTGCGCTTTGGAAGCGCTGCCGCGCCTCTTCCCGATCCCCCGCGGCCTCCAGGAGGCGCCCCTCCCAGAAGAGGGCCTGGGTGGCGTACGGGGAGGCCCGCCGCCCTGCGAGGGTTTTGAGGAGGGGCCGGGCCTGCCCCACGCGACCGTCCCGGATGTGCGTCCAGGCCCGCCGCCAGAGCGCGGCGTCGGCGAACTCCCCGTCAGGGTAGGTCCGCTCCAAGCGGGCGAACGCCTCGAGCGCCTCCTGGCGCCGCCCCAGGTCCTCCAGGTTCTCTGCCAGCAAGAAGAGTGCGTCGTCAGCGAGGGGGTGGGTCGGTCTGAGAACCACGAGCCGCTGCAGGAGGGTGTTGGCCCCGGCGGGGTCGCCCCCGCGGGTCCGGGCCCGAGCCGCCCAGAAGAGGGCGCGCGCCTGGTGGGGGCCCCCGCGGGAGGCGGCTGCCGCCAGCTGCCGCGCGGCCTCGGGGTACTCCCGGAGGCGGAAGTAGCTCTGCCCCAGCAGGTATTGGGCCTCCTCCCGGTGGGGGCCCGGCGCGGTGGCGAAGGGGACCAGGGCCTCCACCGCCTGACTGAAGGCCTCGATCCGGTACAGCCCCCGGGCGCGGGCGAACAGGTCGGTCGCCGTGACGGCCACGGGGGCTCCGAGGGCCTCGAGGAGCGCCGCGGCCTCGTCGCCCGCTCTGCTCCCCGGCTCCTCCCGCCAGAGCTCGAGCAGAAGCGGAAGGGCTTCCGCCGGATCCCCCGCCCGGAGCCGGACGCGGGCCAGCAGGAGGCGGCCCGTGGGGGCGCGCGGGGAGGTCCCGAACTGCGCCAGGTACTGCCGGAGGCTCAGGGTGGCGGCGTGCAGGTCGAGGGCGGTCGCCTGGCTCTCCGCGAGGAGGAGGAGGGCGGGCTCGACCAGAGGGCTCTCGGGGTAGGTAGCCAGGAGCCGGGCGAGGGGGGCAATGGCCTCCTGGGGGACGCCGCGGCGCTGCTCGGCCTCGCCCCAGGCGAGCAGGGCGTAGTCGGCCACCTCCGGGGAGGCTGCGGCCGCGGCCCGGAGGTGCGGCAGCGCCTCCTCGTAGCGGCCGAGGCGATGGTGGCAGATCCCGAGGAGGAGATCGACCCGGCGGGCGAGGGGTTCCGGCAGCGCCGGGCCGGCCAGGGGGCCGAGCTGCGCGGTGACCCCCTCGCAATCTCCCTCCGCCACGGCCTCCAGGGCGTCGGCAAAGGTGGCCGCAGGGTCCGGGGAGGGGGGCGAGTCCACCGACGGGGAGGGGCCCGGGAGGAGAAGGGCAAGGGCCAGGAGGATCGCGCGCGCCGGCTTGGCCTGCCCGGTTCCTTCCGTCATACGCCTCCTGTCGCCGGGATCCCTCGCCGCGGGCCTAGACCTTCTCCAGCATCGCCTTGCTGTGGAGCTTGTGGACGTTCTCGAGGGCCTTCAGGTCGTCGATGCCGCTTTCCTCGATGACGGCGTGGATGTCCCGGCTCCCGTCGAAGAGGCCCAGGAACCGCTCCAGATCGGGGGCCAGCTTCTTGCCTGCAAGCATCTGGCGAAGTCGGGGGCTGGCCTTGAGCCGGGCGGTGAGCGGCGGCAGCTGCTTGGCCAGGCGGGCGGTCTCATCCACGCGGCGCAGTCCCTCCATGATGAGGGACTGGTTGCCCCGGCTGATCTGCGCGGGGCCGGTGGGGGGGGTGGTCCCCAGCGACTCCAGCTCGAAGTCCCCGTCGCTCCAGCTCAGGAGCCGGTAGACCGCCCCCTCTCCCCGCAGGTTTCCCTGCAGGGCGTTCACGACCTTGCCGTCCTGGAAGTAGAGGTGCCCCGCGCGCCCCTCCGAGACGATGCTGAGAATGCCGGTCTTTTTCTCCAGCTCCAGGAACTGGATGAGGTTGACGAGGCTCATGTCCCGGAGCTTCCCCTTGACGCCGGCACTCCCCCCCCCGCCCTTCTCGGACTTCTCCGCCTCCGACTTCCGCAGGACCTTCTTGACCCGGACCAGGAGCTCGTCGAAGTGGAAGGGCTTCGTGACGTAATCCTCCGCACCGAGCTGCAGCCCCCGCACCTTGTCCTTCACCTGGGAGAGGGCGGTGAGGAAGATGATGGGGATGGTCGCGGTCCGGGGGTTCTCCTTCAGGATCTTGGCCACCTCGAACCCATCGATCTTCGGCATCATGACATCCAGGAGGATGAGATCGGGGACGTGCTCCCAGGCCATCTCGAGCGCCTCCACCCCGTTGCTCGCCCTGAGGACGTCCACGTAGAGCTCCTGCAGGCGGTCGGTGAGCATCTGGGCGATGAGCGGCTCGTCGTCGACCACCAGGACCTTCTCACCCGCCATCGCTACCGGTCCTCCCGGCCACCCAGAAGGGCGGCCAGGCTCTCCGTGTACGGGGGACGCGCCACCCCCCGCTCCGTGATGATGGCTGTCACCAGCGCGGCCGGGGTCACATCGAAGGCCGGGTGGAGGGCCGGGACCCCGGCCGGGGCGATTCGTCGTCCGGCCAGGGTCGTGACCTCCTCGGGGCTCCGCTCCTCGATGGGGATGGCGGCGCCGCTCTCGAGGGTGGGGTCGAGCGTGGAGAGGGGCGCGGCCACGTAGAAGGGGAGGCCGTGGGCCCGACAGGCGAGGGCCAGACCGTAGGTCCCGATCTTGTTCGCCACATCCCCGTTGCGGGCGATCCGGTCCGCTCCCACCAGGACCAGGTCCACGAGGCCCCGTGCCATGAGAGCCGGCGGCATCCCGTCCGTGACCAGGGTGACCGGGATGCCCTCCCGGTGCAACTCCCAGGCGGTCAGGCGGGCCCCCTGCAGGAAGGGGCGCGTTTCGTCGGCCAGGACCCGGATCCCCTTCCCCGCGGCGTGCGCGGCCCGCAC
The genomic region above belongs to Candidatus Methylomirabilis sp. and contains:
- the thiD gene encoding bifunctional hydroxymethylpyrimidine kinase/phosphomethylpyrimidine kinase, which gives rise to MRKALTIAGSDSGGGAGIQADLKTFTAFRVYGMSALTAITAQNTLGVQGVHVLPPEFVVAQIRSVLGDIGADAAKTGMLATADIVEAVARELRAFELRALVVDPVMVAASGDPLLDPGAEEAVKQVLLPLALVVTPNLDEAAILAGEKIRDLPGMKEAARAIHALGARHVLVKGGHLPGPRVLDVLYDGQEFIVREGPRIETTNSHGTGCTLSAGIAAGLARGQAVPTAVAAAQAYVAEGLRAAVAIGKGRGPLNHLVGLKGAGFEEDG
- a CDS encoding transglycosylase SLT domain-containing protein, which gives rise to MTEGTGQAKPARAILLALALLLPGPSPSVDSPPSPDPAATFADALEAVAEGDCEGVTAQLGPLAGPALPEPLARRVDLLLGICHHRLGRYEEALPHLRAAAAASPEVADYALLAWGEAEQRRGVPQEAIAPLARLLATYPESPLVEPALLLLAESQATALDLHAATLSLRQYLAQFGTSPRAPTGRLLLARVRLRAGDPAEALPLLLELWREEPGSRAGDEAAALLEALGAPVAVTATDLFARARGLYRIEAFSQAVEALVPFATAPGPHREEAQYLLGQSYFRLREYPEAARQLAAAASRGGPHQARALFWAARARTRGGDPAGANTLLQRLVVLRPTHPLADDALFLLAENLEDLGRRQEALEAFARLERTYPDGEFADAALWRRAWTHIRDGRVGQARPLLKTLAGRRASPYATQALFWEGRLLEAAGDREEARQRFQSAAEGAGGDYYAARARELLASHGSPASPDPPRPAAAPVDPPGDHPRLATARELSALRLWDEATEEYWLLVRTHPGDRGLQQEAVEAFLRARRFDRVLWIARRILLTAYRQNPLALPLPAFWELLYPLAYWDAVQELSAARGVDPHLVAAVMREESAFGSAAVSRAGARGLMQLMPATARRVARALALPDPHPEGLHAPTVNLTLGTAYLAQVLEDFGGNLPLALAAYNAGPQAVRRWLQEIPAADPDRFIEAIPYAETREYVKRVLASYHRYQALYAQAPAAPPEPPAAEPGRTPQD
- a CDS encoding response regulator translates to MAGEKVLVVDDEPLIAQMLTDRLQELYVDVLRASNGVEALEMAWEHVPDLILLDVMMPKIDGFEVAKILKENPRTATIPIIFLTALSQVKDKVRGLQLGAEDYVTKPFHFDELLVRVKKVLRKSEAEKSEKGGGGSAGVKGKLRDMSLVNLIQFLELEKKTGILSIVSEGRAGHLYFQDGKVVNALQGNLRGEGAVYRLLSWSDGDFELESLGTTPPTGPAQISRGNQSLIMEGLRRVDETARLAKQLPPLTARLKASPRLRQMLAGKKLAPDLERFLGLFDGSRDIHAVIEESGIDDLKALENVHKLHSKAMLEKV
- the mtnA gene encoding S-methyl-5-thioribose-1-phosphate isomerase codes for the protein MMIRTLEWTDEGMVRLLDQTRLPEEELYVECRDAAAVAEAIRRMQVRGAPAIGIAAAMGLALGARQSRAAAFEPFYADLCRIAGELAATRPTAVNLSWALERMKQVALKHRDLPVPAITAHLEAEARRLWAQDLEANRAIGRYGEPLLAPGSRVLTHCNAGALATVGYGTALGVVRAAHAAGKGIRVLADETRPFLQGARLTAWELHREGIPVTLVTDGMPPALMARGLVDLVLVGADRIARNGDVANKIGTYGLALACRAHGLPFYVAAPLSTLDPTLESGAAIPIEERSPEEVTTLAGRRIAPAGVPALHPAFDVTPAALVTAIITERGVARPPYTESLAALLGGREDR